Proteins encoded together in one Halorubellus sp. JP-L1 window:
- a CDS encoding D-aminoacyl-tRNA deacylase produces the protein MIAIVVSRADEASEHVGERLLDRVDWERTVDESRPDAAGGGDVYVHDPFELRTFDDLHLELDDAAEAFSTTPGLLAFASRHSGDTGPLLTAHFTGNFGPAEYGGDDDALATAAPGAQAALVDSFVEYAPEGYEVGMECTHHGPSAVGCPSLFVELGSGETEWRDPDGASAVAKAILDLAALAESGNERSDGERSVMGERSVMGERSGSERSVTGDRTVVGFGGGHYVPRFERVVRETPWTVGHVAADWGLDAMGDPGEHRGVLDRAFEASDAEHALVEGTRPDLEAVVEDLGYRVVSETWLREVADRDLEAVAAVEDELGSVADGVRFGDRRRWTAGDADDWVTRALPDALVETARSVDADRTRTVVETETVAFQTRNGGSQVQGRAAFPDADAYDALVDALVDVVAEDYDAVRRDGDRVVASKEAFDPRRAHQEGVPEGPKFGRLAGGEAVTVDGDRVRPEDVTTHREDVFEI, from the coding sequence GTGATCGCAATCGTCGTCAGTCGTGCGGACGAGGCGTCCGAGCACGTCGGCGAACGCCTGCTCGACCGCGTCGACTGGGAGCGGACGGTCGACGAGTCCCGCCCCGACGCCGCCGGCGGTGGCGACGTCTACGTCCACGACCCCTTCGAGCTGCGGACGTTCGACGACCTCCACCTGGAACTCGACGACGCGGCGGAGGCGTTCTCGACGACCCCCGGACTGCTGGCGTTCGCGTCCCGACACTCCGGCGACACGGGACCGCTCCTGACCGCGCACTTCACGGGGAACTTCGGGCCAGCGGAGTACGGCGGCGACGACGACGCGCTCGCGACCGCCGCCCCCGGCGCGCAGGCCGCGCTCGTCGACTCGTTCGTCGAGTACGCGCCCGAAGGGTACGAGGTCGGGATGGAGTGCACGCACCACGGCCCGAGTGCCGTCGGCTGTCCGTCGCTGTTCGTCGAACTCGGGAGCGGCGAGACCGAGTGGCGCGACCCCGACGGCGCGAGCGCGGTCGCGAAGGCGATCCTCGACCTCGCGGCGCTCGCCGAGTCGGGGAACGAGCGGTCGGACGGCGAGCGGTCGGTGATGGGCGAGCGGTCGGTGATGGGCGAGCGGTCGGGCAGCGAGCGCTCGGTGACGGGCGACCGCACCGTCGTCGGGTTCGGCGGCGGCCACTACGTGCCGCGGTTCGAGCGCGTCGTCCGGGAGACGCCGTGGACGGTCGGGCACGTCGCCGCGGACTGGGGGCTGGACGCGATGGGCGACCCCGGCGAGCACCGGGGCGTCCTCGACCGGGCGTTCGAGGCGAGCGACGCCGAGCACGCGCTCGTCGAGGGGACTCGCCCCGACCTCGAAGCAGTCGTCGAGGACCTCGGATATCGCGTGGTCAGCGAGACGTGGCTCCGCGAGGTCGCCGACCGCGACCTCGAGGCGGTCGCGGCGGTCGAGGACGAACTCGGGTCGGTCGCCGACGGCGTCCGGTTCGGCGACCGACGACGGTGGACGGCCGGCGATGCCGACGACTGGGTGACGCGCGCGCTCCCCGACGCCCTCGTCGAGACGGCGCGGTCCGTCGACGCCGACCGGACGCGCACGGTCGTCGAGACCGAGACGGTGGCGTTCCAGACGCGCAACGGCGGGTCGCAGGTCCAGGGTCGCGCGGCGTTCCCCGACGCGGACGCGTACGACGCGCTCGTCGACGCGCTCGTCGACGTGGTCGCCGAAGACTACGACGCGGTGCGTCGCGACGGCGACCGCGTGGTCGCGTCGAAGGAGGCGTTCGACCCGCGGCGCGCGCATCAAGAGGGCGTCCCGGAAGGCCCGAAGTTCGGGCGACTCGCCGGCGGCGAAGCGGTGACGGTCGACGGCGACCGCGTCCGTCCCGAGGACGTCACGACCCACCGCGAGGACGTGTTCGAAATCTAA
- the ftsZ gene encoding cell division protein FtsZ: protein MDSIVEDAIDEAEGGEDPGRRSGGDDAHSPAPSRESGTMTDDQLEDVLEDLQTNITVVGCGGAGGNTINRIHEEGITGAKLVAANTDVQHLYEIEADTKILMGEDKTGGRGAGSLPQVGEEAALESQSEIYDAIEGSDMVFVTAGLGGGTGTGSAPVVAKAAREAGALTISIVTTPFTAEGEVRRTNAEAGLERLRDVSDTVIVVPNDRLLDSVGKLPVKQAFKVSDEVLMRSVKGITELITKPGLVNLDFADVRTVMERGGVAMIGLGESDSDAKSKDSVTSALRSPLLDVDISGASSALVNVTGGNDMSIEEAEGVVEEIYDRIDPDARIIWGTSVDESLEGRMRTMIVVTGVDSPQIYGNGDEGDAQVSSQPAAQRDQMQQSGNDIDFIE from the coding sequence ATGGATTCGATCGTCGAAGACGCTATTGACGAGGCCGAGGGCGGGGAGGACCCCGGGCGTCGGTCGGGTGGGGACGACGCCCACTCGCCGGCGCCATCGCGCGAGTCCGGCACCATGACCGACGACCAGCTGGAGGACGTCCTGGAGGACCTCCAGACGAACATCACGGTCGTCGGGTGCGGGGGCGCGGGCGGGAACACCATCAACCGCATCCACGAGGAGGGCATCACGGGCGCGAAGCTCGTCGCCGCGAACACGGACGTCCAGCACCTCTACGAGATCGAGGCGGACACGAAGATCCTCATGGGCGAGGACAAGACCGGCGGCCGCGGCGCCGGGTCCCTGCCCCAAGTGGGCGAGGAGGCCGCGCTCGAGTCCCAGAGCGAGATCTACGACGCCATCGAGGGCTCGGACATGGTGTTCGTCACCGCCGGCCTCGGCGGCGGCACCGGGACCGGTTCCGCACCCGTGGTCGCGAAGGCCGCCCGCGAAGCGGGCGCGCTCACGATCAGCATCGTCACGACGCCGTTCACGGCCGAAGGCGAGGTTCGGCGGACGAACGCGGAAGCCGGCCTGGAGCGTCTGCGGGACGTCTCCGACACCGTCATCGTCGTCCCGAACGACCGCCTGCTGGACTCCGTCGGGAAGCTCCCCGTCAAGCAGGCGTTCAAGGTCAGCGACGAAGTCCTCATGCGCTCGGTGAAGGGCATTACGGAACTCATCACGAAGCCCGGGCTCGTTAACCTCGACTTCGCGGACGTCCGCACCGTCATGGAGCGCGGCGGCGTCGCGATGATCGGTCTCGGCGAGTCCGACTCGGACGCGAAGTCCAAGGACTCCGTCACGTCCGCACTCCGCTCTCCCTTGCTCGACGTCGACATCTCCGGCGCCTCGTCCGCGCTCGTGAACGTCACGGGCGGGAACGACATGAGCATCGAGGAGGCCGAGGGCGTCGTCGAGGAGATCTACGACCGGATCGACCCGGACGCCCGCATCATCTGGGGGACGAGCGTCGACGAGTCCCTCGAGGGCCGCATGCGGACGATGATCGTCGTCACCGGCGTCGACTCCCCGCAGATATACGGGAACGGCGACGAGGGCGACGCACAGGTGTCCTCGCAGCCGGCCGCGCAGCGCGACCAGATGCAGCAGTCCGGCAACGACATCGACTTCATCGAGTGA
- a CDS encoding protein translocase SEC61 complex subunit gamma, with protein sequence MELPTELSSYVRVLKLASTPSFTEFSQIAKIAGAGIVLVGILGFIIAQFMSLLVTSFITDPAAGGAALALWW encoded by the coding sequence ATGGAATTACCGACGGAGCTCTCGTCGTACGTCCGCGTGCTCAAGTTGGCGAGCACCCCGTCCTTCACCGAGTTCTCGCAGATCGCGAAGATCGCCGGTGCCGGCATCGTGCTCGTCGGCATCCTCGGGTTCATCATCGCACAGTTCATGTCGCTGCTGGTCACGTCGTTCATCACCGATCCGGCGGCGGGCGGTGCCGCGCTCGCGCTGTGGTGGTAA
- a CDS encoding transcription elongation factor Spt5 encodes MPIYAVKTTASQERTVADMIMNREMEDIHAALAPDSLTSYVMVEADDSGILERVLEDIPHARGTIPGESDISEVEHFLSPTPDVEGIAESDIVELIAGPFKGEKAQVQRIDEGKDQVTVELYEATVPIPVTVRGDQIRVLDSEER; translated from the coding sequence ATGCCGATCTACGCTGTCAAGACCACGGCCAGCCAGGAACGAACGGTCGCGGACATGATCATGAACCGCGAGATGGAGGACATCCACGCTGCGCTTGCCCCCGACTCGCTGACGAGTTACGTGATGGTCGAGGCCGACGACTCGGGCATCCTGGAGCGCGTGCTCGAGGACATCCCGCACGCCCGGGGTACCATCCCCGGCGAGTCCGACATCAGCGAGGTCGAGCACTTCCTCTCGCCGACGCCGGACGTCGAGGGGATCGCCGAGAGCGACATCGTGGAGCTCATCGCCGGCCCGTTCAAGGGCGAGAAGGCGCAGGTTCAACGCATCGACGAGGGCAAGGACCAGGTGACGGTCGAACTGTACGAGGCGACCGTCCCGATTCCGGTCACCGTTCGTGGCGACCAGATTCGCGTGCTGGACTCCGAAGAGCGCTGA